From the Bremerella alba genome, one window contains:
- a CDS encoding PSD1 and planctomycete cytochrome C domain-containing protein, translating into MKLILYRTFAFLSALFLVMPGHVAKAEKPLDYNRDVRPILSENCFYCHGPDPEHRKADLRFDEEVAAKDYAIVPGDVESSEFFQRIIAEPDSLMPPVDSGKKLSPQDVATLKRWIEEGARYEKHWAYVPPQSHPLPEVQAKDWPESKIDHFLLAKLEAEGLKPSPEADNVTLLRRLTFDLTGLPPTTAEVNAFRDDPSPDAYEKVVDRLLSSDRYGERMAVYWLDLVRFADTVGYHGDQDHNISPYRDYVLDAFNDNVPFDQFTREQLAGDLLPGSTIDQKIASGYNRLLQTTHEGGLQEQEYLAIYAADRVRNVSQVWMGATVGCAQCHTHKYDPYTITDFYSLAAFFADVNEAQHFKKGTNSLPTKRPPEIKVLTQRERAQVAKLQAQLAEVPSDDQTQSERLLKQIDKLNKSARLTMVTEAIEPRPMRVLPRGNWLDDSGEMVTSAIPTFMGNIETEQDRANRLDLANWLTDPKEGSGGLTARVFVNRIWYLLYGVGLSASLGDFGGQGEPPVHPELLDHLAIDFYQNGWDIKRLVKKMVMTAAYKQSSFASAEIRERDPYNRFYSHQTRQRLPAEMVRDNALAVSGLLNLEYGGPSVKPYQPDGYYRHLNFPQRKYQEDKNQQQWRRGVYVHWQRQFLHPSLKAFDAPSREECTVERPRSNTPLAALALLNDPTYIEAAREFATRILSSEADDDEARLNRAYMLALSRTPDSDEKQVLSQILKENREIYRLDTDAAAKLLEVGLKPSDDAIEVAELAAWTQVARVIFNLDEFITRN; encoded by the coding sequence ATGAAGCTCATCCTTTACCGCACGTTCGCGTTTCTCTCTGCCTTGTTCCTCGTGATGCCTGGTCACGTAGCGAAGGCCGAAAAACCGCTCGACTACAATCGCGACGTTCGGCCGATACTTTCTGAAAACTGCTTCTATTGCCATGGTCCTGATCCAGAGCATCGCAAAGCAGATCTTCGCTTTGATGAAGAAGTGGCGGCCAAAGACTACGCTATCGTCCCCGGTGACGTGGAGTCGAGTGAATTTTTTCAGCGTATCATTGCCGAACCTGACTCCCTAATGCCGCCAGTTGATTCCGGGAAGAAGCTTTCACCCCAAGATGTTGCCACGTTGAAACGCTGGATCGAAGAGGGAGCCCGATACGAAAAGCACTGGGCGTACGTTCCTCCGCAATCGCATCCTCTTCCCGAGGTCCAAGCCAAAGACTGGCCGGAAAGTAAGATTGACCATTTTCTATTGGCCAAGCTCGAAGCCGAAGGGCTTAAACCGTCACCGGAAGCAGACAACGTTACGCTGCTACGCCGCCTTACGTTCGACCTCACGGGGCTTCCACCAACAACGGCCGAAGTAAACGCCTTCCGTGATGACCCATCGCCTGACGCGTACGAGAAAGTCGTCGATCGCCTACTCTCTTCAGATCGCTACGGTGAACGCATGGCCGTCTATTGGCTGGACCTGGTTCGCTTTGCCGATACCGTCGGCTATCACGGAGATCAGGATCACAACATTTCTCCCTATCGCGACTATGTCTTGGACGCGTTCAACGACAACGTGCCGTTCGATCAATTCACACGAGAACAGCTTGCCGGAGACCTGTTACCCGGCAGTACGATCGACCAGAAGATAGCCTCAGGCTACAACCGTCTTCTGCAAACAACGCATGAAGGGGGACTTCAGGAACAAGAATACCTGGCAATTTACGCGGCAGATCGCGTTCGCAATGTGTCGCAAGTTTGGATGGGTGCTACGGTCGGCTGTGCGCAGTGTCATACGCACAAATACGATCCCTATACAATCACCGACTTCTATAGCTTGGCAGCGTTTTTCGCCGATGTTAATGAAGCTCAACACTTCAAGAAAGGGACGAATTCGCTTCCTACGAAACGTCCTCCTGAAATCAAGGTCCTTACCCAACGAGAACGTGCCCAGGTAGCAAAGCTTCAGGCACAACTAGCCGAAGTACCCAGCGACGACCAAACCCAATCAGAGCGATTGCTAAAGCAGATCGACAAACTCAATAAGTCGGCTCGCTTGACCATGGTCACCGAGGCAATTGAACCACGTCCGATGCGCGTCTTGCCACGAGGTAACTGGCTCGACGACAGTGGCGAAATGGTCACGTCGGCGATCCCCACTTTTATGGGCAATATCGAGACGGAACAAGATCGAGCCAATCGGCTTGATCTGGCAAATTGGTTAACCGATCCGAAGGAAGGCTCTGGTGGACTAACCGCTCGAGTGTTTGTGAATCGAATTTGGTACTTGCTATACGGAGTGGGGCTGTCCGCTAGCCTCGGCGATTTTGGCGGCCAAGGCGAGCCCCCAGTTCATCCCGAGTTGCTAGACCACCTTGCCATCGACTTTTATCAAAACGGTTGGGACATTAAGCGTCTGGTCAAAAAGATGGTCATGACGGCAGCCTATAAGCAGTCATCCTTCGCTAGTGCTGAGATTCGTGAACGTGATCCTTACAACCGGTTCTATAGCCATCAAACAAGACAGCGTTTGCCCGCGGAGATGGTTCGCGACAATGCTCTGGCCGTAAGTGGACTGCTGAACCTGGAATATGGCGGTCCCAGCGTTAAACCTTATCAGCCAGATGGTTACTACCGACATCTGAACTTCCCGCAACGGAAGTATCAAGAGGACAAAAATCAACAGCAATGGCGGCGTGGCGTTTATGTCCATTGGCAGCGTCAATTTCTTCATCCCAGCTTGAAGGCCTTTGATGCCCCGAGCCGCGAGGAATGCACCGTCGAGCGGCCTCGTTCCAATACCCCCTTGGCCGCTTTAGCACTACTGAACGACCCCACTTACATCGAAGCCGCCCGAGAGTTCGCGACGCGCATCCTTTCAAGCGAAGCCGACGACGACGAAGCTCGCCTGAATCGAGCCTACATGCTGGCACTTTCACGGACACCTGATTCTGACGAGAAACAAGTTCTCAGTCAGATCCTGAAAGAGAACCGAGAGATTTATCGCCTCGACACCGATGCAGCAGCCAAACTGCTGGAAGTTGGCCTGAAGCCATCGGACGATGCCATTGAAGTCGCTGAATTGGCGGCCTGGACTCAGGTCGCTCGTGTGATCTTCAATCTCGATGAATTCATTACCCGCAACTAA
- a CDS encoding sigma-70 family RNA polymerase sigma factor: protein MAEPTASHRDPTPFVELIVKFERPLMRYIRSLVPRLDDAEEVWQATAIVLWEKFDEFDHQRKFLPWAQKFAYFESLKQRRKIARDRMVFSEIAMQAIADTHQASQEHLDRRSRALQICLETLASNDLALLRSRYDSEITVGKLASQMKTTAKTLYRRLDRIRDKLAQCVRRRVALAEE, encoded by the coding sequence ATGGCCGAGCCTACCGCCTCGCATCGAGATCCAACCCCTTTTGTTGAATTGATCGTGAAATTCGAGCGGCCTTTGATGCGCTATATTCGCTCGTTGGTCCCCAGGCTGGATGACGCAGAAGAAGTGTGGCAAGCCACGGCGATTGTGCTGTGGGAAAAGTTCGACGAATTTGATCACCAGCGAAAGTTCCTTCCTTGGGCTCAGAAGTTCGCCTATTTCGAGTCTCTGAAGCAAAGACGCAAGATTGCCCGTGACCGGATGGTTTTCTCGGAAATCGCGATGCAGGCAATTGCCGATACGCATCAAGCCTCCCAAGAACATCTTGATCGACGAAGTCGCGCCCTACAGATTTGTTTGGAGACGCTCGCCAGCAATGACCTGGCATTGCTGCGATCTCGATATGATTCTGAGATCACCGTCGGGAAACTTGCCAGCCAGATGAAAACAACTGCCAAGACCTTGTACCGCCGCTTGGACCGGATCCGTGACAAGCTTGCTCAATGCGTTCGTCGGCGTGTCGCCTTGGCAGAGGAATAA
- a CDS encoding LamG domain-containing protein, translated as MSLQTPTQLEREARLAIDQMVDGQMSDEDFANLERRLISDQQFCLAYVEQSDMQSELEHHLRSYPSLTFRTGHSFSRSWGISIAIALSLLMLLGFANLFFIDSWKLALLGDPMLDFTETQLIGQGPIAIVISRSEEADADAPLQVGDRVKPGALRLNRGGLQLEFLSGVRVQLTGPAEIHLLSEHEATLLNGHAGVITPPDSDSFSLNGPVSAVAIGSSEFAFRVEDKDHSEIDVFQGEVMASLLGPSGDTLLNELVSLNHSASFANGELAVSVKNFDEVDRVGTVPVDNLFLNSTDQYAEAVMSDRPIVYWRFEDGDVRGNQVMNHMGDHHHGEIHSGNDGSLEISGGRIRFSKSNHGRYLGLSEPLEGINRRDFSIEFWVRTDRMHWGTFFGLLPVTQADPEKESHLCVIEYANQTNVVHRPATIRMLYRYPPTTYDGGMNVFSPNSCTPGIWTHIVVVKTTNAIRLYCNGQLQVNLDDLDFDDSSPYTAVLGQLDSVRAMRQLEGLLDEVAIYEKALDEDQIRRHYEVIAGPPKT; from the coding sequence ATGTCTCTACAGACGCCCACCCAACTCGAACGTGAAGCTCGCTTGGCGATTGACCAAATGGTCGATGGTCAAATGTCGGACGAAGACTTTGCGAACTTAGAGCGTCGGCTGATATCAGACCAGCAATTTTGCTTGGCGTACGTCGAACAGTCCGACATGCAGTCGGAACTGGAACATCACCTACGCTCGTATCCATCGCTGACGTTCAGAACGGGTCATTCCTTCTCGCGATCGTGGGGCATTTCGATTGCCATCGCACTATCACTCTTGATGCTACTTGGCTTCGCCAATCTGTTTTTTATCGACTCTTGGAAGCTTGCCTTGCTGGGCGATCCGATGCTCGATTTTACCGAAACCCAGCTTATCGGTCAGGGTCCGATTGCAATCGTCATCAGTCGCAGCGAGGAAGCAGATGCCGATGCACCTCTGCAAGTTGGAGATCGCGTAAAACCGGGTGCACTTCGCTTGAATCGAGGAGGCCTGCAACTTGAATTTCTCTCGGGAGTACGCGTGCAGCTAACCGGTCCGGCTGAGATCCACCTACTTAGCGAGCACGAAGCTACCCTTCTCAATGGCCATGCAGGGGTGATTACGCCTCCCGATTCCGATTCGTTTTCGCTTAACGGACCGGTTTCTGCCGTGGCGATCGGATCGAGTGAGTTCGCATTTCGCGTCGAAGACAAAGACCATAGTGAAATCGATGTCTTTCAAGGTGAGGTCATGGCTTCGCTACTAGGTCCCTCCGGCGATACGTTGTTAAACGAACTGGTTTCCTTGAACCACTCCGCATCGTTCGCCAATGGAGAACTTGCAGTCTCCGTGAAGAACTTTGACGAAGTCGATCGCGTAGGCACGGTGCCGGTTGACAACCTTTTTTTGAACTCCACCGATCAATACGCAGAAGCCGTTATGTCTGATCGGCCGATCGTCTATTGGCGTTTTGAAGATGGCGATGTACGTGGCAACCAAGTCATGAACCACATGGGCGATCATCACCATGGCGAGATTCATTCAGGCAACGATGGCTCCTTAGAGATCAGCGGCGGGCGCATTCGTTTCTCCAAAAGCAATCACGGACGATATTTGGGCTTAAGTGAGCCCCTCGAAGGGATTAATCGCCGCGATTTTTCGATTGAGTTCTGGGTGCGAACCGATAGGATGCACTGGGGAACCTTTTTCGGGCTGCTTCCGGTGACCCAAGCCGACCCTGAAAAGGAAAGTCACCTATGCGTGATCGAGTATGCCAATCAGACCAACGTGGTTCACCGCCCTGCCACGATTCGGATGCTTTACCGTTACCCGCCAACCACCTACGACGGCGGCATGAATGTATTTAGCCCTAATTCCTGTACGCCAGGCATTTGGACGCACATCGTTGTCGTGAAAACCACCAACGCGATTCGCTTGTATTGCAACGGTCAACTTCAGGTGAATCTGGATGATCTCGACTTCGACGACTCCTCGCCGTATACGGCTGTTTTAGGACAACTTGATTCCGTTCGCGCAATGCGACAACTCGAAGGGCTGCTAGATGAAGTTGCCATCTATGAGAAAGCCCTAGATGAAGACCAAATCCGTCGCCATTACGAAGTCATCGCCGGCCCACCTAAGACCTAA
- a CDS encoding YybH family protein has product MKRLFSGLLVALLLCGPSWSQEAGSSARSDVEKGKETQADASPESGEDAPDVGGAIVEIELVLTEDEAAILAAIDSYAATFNKGDAKALAAHWTENGEFVTPAGAVLKGRKALEDDFASYFQENSGAKLELLDTQIKLLSPHVASETGLARVIVEGEEPSETTYEAVHVKTADGWRIDSVKEDAAPQAAPSHHEQLQPLAWMIGTWVDNADEGMTIETTGRWTTNNNFIVRTFRVFIQDRVDFEGTQVIGWDASAGAIRSWTFDSDGGFGVGRWATQGSRWTVQSLNVLPDGRRGSSTNIFDLLDENTIEFKSIGRQVDGELLPSIDTLTIVRATE; this is encoded by the coding sequence ATGAAACGATTATTTTCGGGTCTTCTGGTGGCTCTGCTACTATGCGGGCCAAGTTGGTCACAGGAAGCTGGATCCTCCGCTCGGTCTGACGTGGAAAAAGGAAAGGAGACCCAGGCAGATGCATCACCGGAATCTGGCGAGGATGCACCGGATGTAGGAGGGGCGATCGTCGAGATCGAGTTGGTGTTAACCGAGGATGAAGCGGCAATCCTGGCGGCGATTGATTCGTACGCGGCGACGTTCAACAAGGGAGATGCCAAAGCTTTAGCGGCGCATTGGACCGAAAATGGCGAGTTCGTCACGCCAGCGGGTGCGGTCCTGAAGGGACGCAAGGCATTGGAGGACGATTTCGCCTCCTATTTTCAAGAGAACTCAGGGGCGAAGTTAGAGCTGTTAGATACGCAGATCAAACTACTTTCACCCCATGTGGCTTCCGAAACAGGCCTTGCCAGGGTGATTGTCGAAGGAGAAGAACCGAGTGAGACAACCTACGAGGCTGTCCACGTAAAGACAGCCGACGGATGGCGAATTGATAGTGTCAAGGAAGATGCTGCACCCCAGGCCGCTCCATCGCACCACGAGCAACTTCAGCCGCTAGCGTGGATGATTGGTACCTGGGTCGACAATGCGGACGAGGGAATGACCATCGAAACGACCGGTCGTTGGACGACGAACAACAACTTTATCGTCCGCACATTCCGTGTGTTCATTCAGGACCGAGTTGACTTTGAAGGCACCCAGGTTATTGGCTGGGACGCCAGTGCCGGTGCGATCCGCTCGTGGACCTTCGATTCCGATGGCGGGTTTGGCGTCGGCCGCTGGGCCACTCAAGGAAGTCGGTGGACCGTCCAGTCGCTGAATGTGCTTCCTGATGGCCGTCGTGGATCGTCGACCAATATCTTTGATCTCCTGGATGAAAATACCATCGAATTTAAGTCGATCGGTCGTCAAGTCGACGGCGAGCTACTTCCCAGTATCGACACGCTCACGATTGTTCGAGCGACCGAATAA
- a CDS encoding sulfatase-like hydrolase/transferase — protein sequence MKTSIGIYLVAAMFAAMCLITSDAWAASKDPAKPNVIILFSDDAGYNEFSLHGAELFPTPRINSIAANGVRFTNGYVSGTVCSPSRAGLLTGRYQNRFGHEFNIPPAYSETNGLPLEETTIADVMKQAGYQTIALGKWHLGYADKFHPMERGFTDFYGFLQGARSYFPLNKPTRLNQLLRDRKPVRPERFEYMTDELAHAATEYIANSDDKPLFMYVAFNAIHTPNHVLQSDLDSLGEDTRQAKHRAMTIALDRAVGTILDAIDQQGIQDNTIVIFLNDNGGAIGHDNTPLRGRKGSTWEGGIRVPFVMQWPGKIARGKVVNQPVIALDIFPTVMKAAGISESPGLPLDGVDLIPFLTGETNSLLHQTLYWKSGQNWAVREGDLKLIVAKGGSGKPELYDLHKDPEEQVNIAAQHPEDVVKLKSKYTEWKKDFPTPTWGGGRPNK from the coding sequence ATGAAAACTTCTATCGGAATTTATCTCGTTGCCGCTATGTTCGCGGCCATGTGCCTAATCACCAGCGACGCTTGGGCCGCGAGCAAAGATCCCGCGAAACCGAACGTCATTATCCTCTTCTCGGACGATGCCGGTTACAACGAGTTCTCCCTGCATGGGGCCGAACTGTTTCCAACGCCGCGCATCAACTCGATTGCGGCCAATGGCGTTCGCTTTACCAACGGGTATGTCTCAGGTACCGTCTGCAGTCCTTCCCGAGCAGGCCTTCTCACCGGACGTTATCAAAATCGTTTCGGACATGAGTTCAACATCCCTCCGGCCTACAGCGAGACCAATGGCCTACCGCTGGAAGAAACCACCATCGCCGACGTAATGAAGCAAGCAGGCTATCAGACGATTGCTCTTGGAAAATGGCATCTGGGTTATGCTGACAAATTCCATCCCATGGAACGAGGTTTCACCGACTTCTATGGTTTTCTGCAAGGAGCCCGAAGTTACTTCCCACTCAATAAGCCGACTCGCCTGAATCAACTACTGCGTGATCGCAAGCCGGTACGCCCCGAACGCTTCGAGTATATGACCGATGAACTAGCACACGCCGCGACCGAATATATCGCCAATAGCGACGACAAACCTCTCTTCATGTATGTTGCTTTCAACGCCATTCACACACCGAACCATGTCCTTCAATCCGATCTCGATTCTCTAGGGGAAGACACTCGGCAAGCCAAGCACCGCGCGATGACAATCGCCCTCGATCGAGCCGTGGGAACCATTCTGGACGCGATCGATCAACAAGGCATCCAAGACAATACCATCGTCATCTTTCTGAACGACAACGGCGGCGCGATAGGGCATGACAACACTCCCCTGCGAGGCAGAAAAGGATCGACCTGGGAAGGTGGCATTCGCGTTCCATTTGTCATGCAGTGGCCGGGTAAGATTGCTCGAGGGAAAGTCGTCAACCAACCGGTGATCGCGTTGGATATCTTTCCCACGGTGATGAAAGCCGCAGGCATTTCCGAATCGCCTGGCCTTCCCTTGGATGGCGTCGACTTGATTCCATTTCTAACGGGAGAAACGAACTCGCTGCTTCACCAAACGCTGTATTGGAAGAGTGGCCAGAACTGGGCCGTCCGCGAGGGCGACCTAAAATTGATCGTCGCTAAAGGTGGCTCAGGAAAACCGGAGCTTTACGATCTGCACAAAGACCCCGAAGAGCAAGTCAATATTGCAGCACAGCATCCAGAAGACGTAGTGAAGCTGAAATCGAAGTACACTGAGTGGAAGAAGGATTTCCCCACCCCTACATGGGGAGGTGGTCGACCGAATAAGTGA
- a CDS encoding DUF1501 domain-containing protein: MSEFHPMQLNRRTFLSQSGVGLGSAALGSLLARDGFSATNSSGGVAGQPGLPNLPQKVKRVIFLCMSGGPSHLETFDNKPKLTAMNGQPFPASYTAGQPIAQLQGKELKCLGSIAKFHQHGANGQEISEYLPWHSKMADDICIVRSMVTEQINHDPAHTFMNTGTVISGRPSMGAWVNYGIGCETDELPGFVVLSSVGGRNPQPIASRQWASGFLPSRYQGVEFSSTGDPVYYVRNPNGVSTSQQRNLVDAIGQLNRQNQATAGDPEISSRIAAYEMAFRMQMSVPELTDMSDEPQHVLDMYGAKPGDGSFASNCLLARRLAERGVRFIHLYHRGWDHHGGLSKYMDICSGLTDKPTYALLTDLKQRGMLEDTLIVWGGEFGRTPMSQTGKGDVGRDHHIKGFSMWLAGGPIKGGTTYGATDDLGYHAVENVVHVRDLHATMLHLLGIDHEHFSVKFQGLDMRLTGVEPARVVRGIIA, from the coding sequence ATGTCTGAATTTCACCCGATGCAACTCAATCGCCGTACATTCCTTTCCCAATCCGGCGTTGGCCTCGGCTCAGCCGCCCTGGGTTCACTTCTCGCGCGCGATGGCTTCTCAGCTACCAATAGTAGCGGTGGCGTTGCCGGGCAGCCTGGACTGCCCAATCTTCCGCAAAAAGTAAAGCGTGTTATTTTTCTTTGCATGTCCGGCGGCCCTTCTCACCTGGAAACATTTGACAACAAGCCGAAGTTGACAGCGATGAATGGCCAGCCATTTCCAGCTTCCTATACCGCAGGTCAGCCGATCGCACAGCTGCAAGGCAAGGAACTGAAATGTCTGGGCTCGATCGCCAAGTTTCATCAGCACGGCGCCAATGGGCAGGAGATCAGTGAATACCTGCCATGGCATTCCAAGATGGCCGACGACATCTGTATCGTGCGGTCGATGGTGACTGAACAAATCAACCACGATCCGGCCCATACTTTCATGAACACGGGAACCGTAATCAGTGGGCGTCCCTCGATGGGGGCCTGGGTCAATTATGGTATCGGTTGCGAAACGGACGAACTGCCTGGATTTGTTGTCCTTAGTAGTGTTGGTGGGCGAAATCCTCAGCCGATTGCCTCTCGACAGTGGGCGAGCGGTTTCTTACCGAGCCGGTATCAGGGAGTGGAATTTAGCTCAACGGGTGACCCCGTCTATTACGTTCGCAATCCTAACGGGGTAAGCACTTCCCAGCAGCGTAATCTCGTGGATGCAATTGGCCAGTTGAATCGACAGAATCAGGCCACTGCCGGGGATCCTGAAATTTCCAGTCGGATCGCGGCGTACGAAATGGCCTTCCGTATGCAGATGTCGGTCCCTGAATTGACAGACATGTCCGACGAGCCGCAGCACGTTTTAGACATGTACGGAGCGAAACCTGGTGATGGATCGTTCGCCTCGAACTGTTTACTGGCCCGCCGACTTGCTGAACGTGGAGTTCGGTTTATCCATCTCTATCACCGTGGATGGGATCATCATGGTGGCTTGAGTAAATACATGGACATTTGCTCTGGCCTAACCGACAAACCTACGTACGCCTTGCTGACCGATCTCAAACAGCGTGGCATGCTGGAAGATACGCTGATCGTCTGGGGTGGCGAGTTCGGTCGCACGCCCATGTCGCAAACCGGTAAGGGAGACGTCGGCCGAGACCATCACATCAAAGGCTTCAGCATGTGGCTGGCCGGCGGACCGATCAAAGGTGGGACAACCTACGGGGCAACCGACGACCTGGGCTACCATGCCGTCGAGAATGTGGTGCATGTGCGCGATCTACACGCGACCATGCTTCACTTACTGGGCATCGATCACGAGCACTTTAGTGTCAAATTCCAAGGGCTCGACATGCGTCTAACTGGCGTCGAACCAGCACGTGTCGTTCGGGGAATTATCGCTTAG
- a CDS encoding sigma-70 family RNA polymerase sigma factor encodes MEPTPPTNSESSGISPDFAQHLIGSQSALYAFIASLMGGVSEANDVLQETNLKLCNKANDYDPTQPFLRWAYVFARFEVMAWRKKQSRSRIVLDDDLVALIASDWDSTSSDSTQQIAALEGCLDKLPQQQRDLLDARYGRGEAVQDIAARQCRTENAMSALFYRVRKTLADCIELSLRREVYE; translated from the coding sequence ATGGAACCAACTCCACCAACAAACTCGGAATCTTCGGGGATTTCCCCCGACTTTGCTCAACACCTGATTGGCAGTCAGAGTGCGCTCTACGCGTTTATCGCTTCCTTAATGGGGGGCGTTTCCGAGGCCAACGACGTGCTGCAAGAAACCAATCTGAAACTTTGCAACAAAGCGAATGACTACGATCCAACGCAGCCTTTTCTCCGCTGGGCGTATGTCTTCGCCAGATTCGAGGTCATGGCTTGGCGAAAGAAACAATCTCGGTCCCGTATTGTCTTGGACGACGACCTGGTCGCTCTCATCGCTTCAGACTGGGACAGCACCTCCAGCGACTCGACGCAGCAAATCGCTGCCCTTGAAGGCTGTCTCGATAAATTGCCTCAACAACAGCGAGACTTACTCGATGCCCGATATGGGCGCGGAGAAGCGGTTCAAGATATCGCCGCTCGTCAATGCCGAACCGAGAACGCGATGTCTGCCCTGTTTTATCGTGTCCGAAAGACTCTGGCAGACTGCATCGAGTTGTCTCTCCGCCGCGAGGTCTACGAATGA
- a CDS encoding FecR domain-containing protein, which produces MNDKRKFVTLCHAVLEGQATESQVAEFQKTLREDPLCRQAYREQMKIHAYLTWQHGRAAVDESLVISAKPESPDATPSWNALHLGLALSILMLATGLTTWWLSSSSGVPLVVISATDSELSKGNRVYRKQIDFTEGSLKFRLDSGAEIEAIGPVQFELVSDMLLRVTRGSVTVDVGDDAVGFQVETAETKIVDLGTRFGVSVRDSGQTDVVVFEGAVDVHSPLKQSKPSRPIANLKEGEAIRVDKAGSSQRLTSVVVRGDRNEILAGNTEPTPVIVDITDNGRHKRKNRCYSVRAGALGPPTRSYVGLGLPKWRSLKGERFPEALRGSDVVLMYSQDRYYPKLEYYLNLSVPSRLFVWHDSRLAPPNWLTTDFQKTEMKLRSGPWSTSNDIIADLEVPEGEDIYVEYEVWQRDVPAGIVTLGGNHDNSRSWRYAMYGVAAKALQQ; this is translated from the coding sequence ATGAACGATAAGCGCAAGTTCGTCACGCTTTGCCATGCGGTCCTGGAAGGCCAAGCGACCGAATCTCAGGTTGCCGAGTTTCAAAAGACATTACGCGAAGATCCCCTGTGTCGTCAGGCCTATCGAGAGCAGATGAAAATTCATGCCTACCTGACCTGGCAACATGGACGAGCAGCGGTCGATGAATCGCTAGTTATCTCTGCGAAACCAGAATCGCCTGACGCAACACCAAGCTGGAACGCTTTGCACTTAGGCTTGGCTCTCTCGATTCTCATGCTTGCGACAGGCCTCACCACTTGGTGGCTATCCTCATCAAGCGGAGTTCCCCTGGTGGTCATTTCGGCTACCGATTCAGAACTTTCCAAGGGAAACCGAGTCTATCGAAAGCAGATCGACTTTACCGAGGGATCCTTGAAGTTTCGTCTTGATTCCGGAGCAGAAATCGAGGCGATCGGTCCCGTCCAATTCGAACTGGTGAGCGACATGCTTTTGCGTGTCACACGTGGCAGCGTCACAGTCGATGTGGGAGATGACGCAGTCGGCTTTCAAGTAGAAACTGCCGAGACCAAGATTGTGGACTTGGGGACACGATTTGGCGTTTCTGTTCGCGACTCTGGTCAGACCGATGTGGTTGTCTTCGAAGGTGCTGTCGATGTCCACTCGCCCCTTAAGCAATCGAAACCCTCCCGTCCGATTGCCAACTTAAAGGAAGGGGAAGCGATTCGAGTCGATAAGGCAGGCAGTTCCCAACGCCTAACGAGCGTTGTCGTCCGAGGGGATCGCAACGAAATTCTGGCCGGTAATACGGAACCAACTCCCGTGATCGTGGATATCACCGATAACGGAAGACACAAACGCAAAAATCGCTGTTATAGCGTGCGTGCAGGGGCACTAGGACCACCAACCAGAAGTTATGTGGGACTGGGCCTCCCCAAATGGCGTTCTTTGAAGGGAGAGCGATTTCCCGAAGCTTTGCGTGGCTCTGATGTCGTTCTGATGTATTCCCAAGATCGATATTATCCAAAGCTCGAATATTATCTGAACTTATCCGTACCCAGCCGCCTGTTTGTTTGGCACGATTCACGACTGGCCCCGCCTAATTGGCTGACCACCGACTTTCAAAAGACGGAGATGAAGTTGAGGAGCGGCCCTTGGTCGACATCGAATGATATCATCGCCGATCTTGAGGTGCCGGAGGGAGAAGACATCTACGTTGAATATGAAGTCTGGCAACGCGATGTCCCTGCAGGCATCGTCACCCTCGGTGGCAATCACGATAATTCACGTAGTTGGCGTTATGCGATGTACGGGGTCGCCGCCAAAGCCTTGCAACAGTAA